aaactaatacagctcctactgtatttaatacatgcaatcatgtggcaaaaggtgatttgcTCACCcctagcgcccccgccaacccgtcacTAGGcaaacacagaggaggtaaatcacgggtggctactagccattaatgcaaatggccaagacatgggggaggttatgttcggtcacgccgagtttcgaccccaatacctcatgtgacaacaccccatgccttaatacatgcaatcatgcacacacataaaatgccctcgatatgtccgagggtccaatcactcacaaacacattagggccataatagttggatctaggatgtctgcaaccacagagttaatctatttgcacatcctactattatcatgcctaaaatatgtatgatatgtgcataattaaactgaaaaaccaaacacagagaggcaatatcctagctctgatactaattgttggttgctactcagaatatcatactggttcccctgtacaaaaattttatacaagtcccgaacctttcctaacaacctattgtgttctttagaaattaaatttggaatcgcaaacagaacttaacattattaattccaagttcaacttatctgttctcagaggtttagacttggatcacaaacgaagcttaacattattaatccaaatccatctatattacaaagttgattaaatatttatttcaaagatcagcttccagattaaacatggcgaggcactaggccttcttgggtatgagatcatccaccacttcctagacaaagcctttcaacaaaattcaatatttaatctccttatagtaactctaggtttaaccactaagaacaatcgaatcacaagattaaaaaataaaagaaacacaaaatcgaaacataaaatcgattgtctagaatcgttagcctcttatgtttggtatttcaaaaatccatacaaagaaaactagtatgatgcggaataagacaactagttatatctttctttgttaacaaaaacctcttgatcttctattgtattcctcttcttctcttggacgtcgtgtggacgatgatctaccaagaagaaaaccaccaaagccttcttctcttcctccaagctccgaccaccaaagggatctagacaagagggcctactttctcttcttcttctcctcctcctagtAATCGGCCACCAAAACACCTAGAAGActtgatgccgccagccacaatgtggaaaacaaaaaggagaagagagaaaggaagagggtcggccaccaaaggaaaagagagaggaacaatagaatagaagTTGTGTTCATGAAGCCACCCTTTACctcccttttataatccttggtgaatccaaaaaaggaaagttttataacaaaaaataaaacttccttttctattcatgacatggtcggccacctcttattaaataaacaaggaaagattttaaacaaaaaataaaatctctcttttaaaacatcccTTTTGTGATTAGcaataaaaggaatgttttataaattaaaatctctctcttttaaatccttttatggatatctataaaagataagattttaaaaaaataaaactccttttatatcatggttacaaaaaaggaaagttttcttaaaaattaaaatctttcttttaacattatagatatctacaaataaggaaagatatctaatctctcttttaatcctttgcagaaaatctataaaaggaaagatttcaaaattaaaaattctcttttaaaaccatgtggataaaaacataaaaggaaagattttatcaaaattttatttttaataaaattcccttccctttccttacttggccgaccacttgcttgggcaccaagcaaggcttggccaaccctagcttgagctccaagcttggcatggccaaccccttgcttgggctccaagcaaggacaGGGGTcagcccctagcatgggctaagaggctaggctttgggtggatataagactatatataagaggctacaatagggaccgagaggaggaattggttttggtctcccgatgatcttgaatttctcgtgttcgccccgaacacccaattcaagtttatcaataataactcataccactaaagagctactattgacctaccgcaccaatcccaaattacattatgagctccttattattatgagtgtgttaatctccctgtgtttaagatatcgaatgcccactaattaaatgagttactgacaactcacttaattaatatccaactccaagagtagtaccactcaaccttattgtcatgtcggactaaatccacctgcaggtttacatgacaattcttatgagctcctcaaggggacttcaccaacctagattactaggacacagtttcattctataatcaacaacacaccatataaataatatcatttcctaacttatcgagcttattgatttatcgaactaaatcacaccctttgataaattaaagaaataaatattaagtatatgtgcttgttattatatcatgattaagagcatgcacttctataataacaaaggtcttgttcttttaaagagtcagtataaaaaaactacctcaaatggtcctgctcaatacactcatagtgtattagtataatttattgtaggaccgttgggtcggctagaaggggggggggggttgaatagcctgtaaaaaaacaacaaagacccttctcgaactttcaacagaacacttgcataaagtaaattagcagtaaataaaaagtagaaagaagaggctcacaacttgacttggttacaaccaacgaggttgttaatccaaggaatgaacgtgcactaaaatatctccttcaggcggagaagcctcttacagcagtgaaagcacaaaagacagaagctaaattagaacagaatcgcacaagtgtttggaatgtaaatctctgagttgatttgaagcttctggaccaaggctatatttatagccttggtcggggtgcctggaagggttccgggcgccctgggggggataaaacttatcccccaacgttcagatcgagtcaaaacttgatctggtcaattttactgctcagggcgctctggagggttccgggcgccccggagggctccgggcgccctggaacagttgttgactttttcgtccaggacttcttctctggttcagtgcTGCCTCGGTTCGGTTcatctcctccggatccgctcgcttgggtaatctctgccatccggaatagggctcacccgaacccaacttcctatcttctcgagcgtgcttccctccgacttctcgtccctctgaattgccgcatgtttccttctcgtccgccagcgtactcatccgcagttttcgtccctcggtcatcgaccttctcgctagctgcgtctcttgctccccgagcaatcttccgctccggctttcgtccctcggaaccaccgcccgcttccttctcatccgccggtgcaCTCTTCCGcggcgcctcgtccctcggacgcacagcgtgccgtccttctcgctagctgcgtcttccgctcgagtacatgtgctcctaagctcctgcacacttagacacaaggttagaaacacacaggacctaacttaacttgttgatcacaccaaaacaaccttgggggtccaacaatctccccctttttggtgtgatcaacctaagttaagcttgggttaaaatagacataaaataaaattaagtaaattaacttaatttgcaatttaagtgcaaaaagatagaaaagataaaaaaaattaaatctatctacctccccctagacttatactttcccttctccctttaATCACAAAAAAATGAGGTTCCaagaaaaaacaatctaagggtttaaaaacctagaaaatatttctaaaaaaaatttctagatatttaagaaaattagaaaatttttctaagtaatttaagctgagatttttagtttcaggaaaaagtttttaacttaggaagaaatgatttttgagaatttttctaagtaagaaaaatcctaaaaaaaaccctaacttaaatttttgagaatttttaagcacaaaaaaaatgacttagggaaaaaaaaaaattctaagtaagtaaatttctaaaataaaatgttttgaataacctttttaaagcactaattaatttttgtattaatgctttattagtaagttaattaaacatttatttcaatattttggcttccaggtcgtggcgaggcactaggccttcttggttattggagcaacaaccacttccttgacaaagactcataaggaaattctttgtttaattctctcacttaaagcgctaattttacaatttagtttaggcatgatttagaaacctaatataggttccaccctactggattaattaaaaagcttttaaggacatattttcttgaaatgttcttaatttgtcccgggtgatatttaaagtaccaatttaaattattaaatcttctaaaattggttttagatgaacatgcatagtttttcaagttatctacttgaatttccaaatcatcattttcaagtttcaatttttcattttctatttttaatttatctaattcttctaagggacaagacttagctagaattacttttaaatttttatttttactttctaattcgcagcaatcttttgttaaaagtttaacgaacttaaacattttatcgggaggaagagatcgtacctgacttaccttgtcgatctcgttgtctgtttctccccctgaaccgctgctttcttccgacgtgtcttccccttcatcgatgctctcgatgctcttttcggaagagcttgaatcgcagtcgtcgtcttgatgactcgccatcagtgcgagtccggagaatgcttcgacttccgattcggacgacgtatcgtcccacgtcccCTTCAGGGCCTTTcctttttggataggcttcttagccttttccttgtctttgttcttcagcttggggcagttgtccttgacatgcccttcttcgtcacaatggtagcagcggatcattcttttctttctaccctgtgaatggttagtttttctagaattgtataacttcttaaatcgtcttaccatcattaccatttcctcgtcgtcaagagatgattccgattcaggttcatctctcgaagctttgagggtgacgttgttctttggctccctcattcctgcacatcttgacttatgtacttcaaatgttgaaaaaaatttcctaatgaaattttttctaagtccttcgaaatgtaaaaagcatctactagtgatgcccattttgaatttctagggaaggaatttaaagcgtacctgagcgaatctcggttacttacctcttctccgagattcgaaagtccggtgatgagctcctgtatcctcgagtgtagatgtgcaattgtttcaccttcttcaagacggaggttggtgagctggttgcgaagtaagtcccgtctcgcaagcttggcttcggatattccttcatgtaattcaaggaacttctcccaaagctcctttgccgagttgtaggtgccgacacggttgacttcttgtgacggaagtacggttagcagatggaattctgctttcttgtttgccacgtactcgtcctgctctttttttgtccattgatttttcgctttgcccttgggagcttcaaaaccgaattccattgttagtaataaatcaaaatcagtaccgaaaaatacctccatgtgcttcttccagcttgcaaagtccccctcgaattttggtgggtggatgttagatccagccatctcgttgcttcgttcggcggttagtcctcctgaagcgtctcggctctgataccatttgtaggactgttgggccggctagaatggggggttgaatagcctgtaaaaaaaacaacaaagaccattctcaaactttcaacagaacacttgcataaagtaaattaacagtaaataaaaagcagaaagaagaggctcacaacttgacttggttacaaccaaggaggttgttaatccaaggaatgaacgtgcactaaaatatctccttcaggcggagaagcctcttacagcagtgaaagcacaaaagacagaagctaaactagaacagaatcgcacaagtgtttggaatgtaaatctctgagttgatttgaagcttctagaccaaggctatatttatagccttggtcggggcgcctgaaagggttccgggcaccctgggggggataaaacttatccttcaacgttcagatcgagtcaaaactcgatctagtcaattttactgctcagggcgctccggagggttccgggcgccccggagggctcagGGCGctccggagggctccgggcgccccggagggctccgggcgccccggagggctccgggcgccccggagggctccgggcgccccggaggactccgggcgcctcggaacagttgttgactttttcgtccgggacttcttctctggttcagtcctgcCTCGGTTCGGTTCTTcttctccggatccgctcgcttgggtgatctctgccatccggaatagggctcacccgaacccaacttccgatcttctcgagcgtgcttccctccggcttctcgtccctcggaattgccgcgtgtttccttctcgtccgccagcgtactcatccgcagtcttcatccctcggtcgtcgaccttctcgctagctgcgtctcttgctccccgagcaatcttccgctccggctttcgtccctcggaaccaccgcgcgcttccttctcgtccgccggtgtactcttccgcagcgcctcgtccctcggacgcacagcgtgccgtccttctcgctagctgcgccttccgctcgagtacctgtgctcctaagctcctgcacacttagacacaaggttagaaacacacaggacctaacttaacttgttgatcacaccaaaacaaccttgggggtccaacatttattagtcaagataaattatatcaaattacactacaatcattccaatggtttgtctcaatccatcttggttgtgagcttctatttataatttataagaaactgataacatgatcttttgtgtgacaccacacaccatgttatctacaatataaattaaataaacaactgcatttaactaaatgcaggcatttgaccaatgtgattctcatttcaaaataaatatttatacaaaaagctagatttttagtatacattctaacaggtcCCCCATTCAACATGCTGGCCAATTACAGATATAGTAGGGTCATTCAGCATATGGACCTCGGTTGCCATTTGTTGCTATTGTTGCACCATCCTTGCAGCAAAGGCGTTTATTagcatctctagttctttttaAGTCAAAGTAGAAGTCGTCTAGCATCTTCCATCTTCACGTTTCGGAtacaggtgaagttcccacaaacatcgccaaatatgatcctatccAAAAGCAGTGAAGGTGGTTGGCTGGGAACGTGGCTCTGCTGTTGACCAAAGGAAGACTCCGCGTTGTCCTATCTAACACAGAAGCGTTACTGTTGGGGTAGGAAAGGGGTCTCTggtgttggccctccgacactcaagtcagtaatCGAGTTATGAGAAAAAATGGGGGAGAACTGTAGCAATGTGTGTGTCGAAAAATATAGCATCGCATACCTCCGCTTGTAGATGGAGATCTTTTTTTATAATGTCACTGATATGTCTATGCACGTATTCCAAAGCACTTCTAAGAAAGGACATATCATAAAGTGACTCTGATACTTTTCCTAAAATGAGCCTGCAAATCTCCGTAATTTGACAGGCTGGAAGTTTTGAAAGCGTGATTTGTATATTGTCTGTCTTTCGTGGCACAAACTTCTAAAAGAGAATACAAAGTCGTTGGACCCTAGTGCCCACAATGGGCTGATCAGTCATCACTCAGGAGGACTGTTTGCTTAGACATGCAAAACATGCTCAGTGACTCGGTCTTCACTCAACCTTTTCGTTTACGTCAAGCATGTGATATGTTCGATCGGTCTGTAGATTCGATCGGCCGATCGGAAGGCCCGTTTGACAGGGTTATACCTACTTATTGCACCTTGAGGCACGATCGGCCATCCAAGGTCCGATCGTTTGCTCGGGTGACGATCATTCATATGGCCCGTTCAAGTATTACCCCTGCTCTGGTTGGTGACTCTGAAGGTTGACCGTTTCTTGATTTTGATTGCCTCATCAGCCAATCTTCTTGGTCTTGACCTGCCTTTTGGGGGGTGAAACATGCTATAGTGCATATTAGCTCTATATGATACGTACTGTATTTGTAAAGTAAACATGGGAGGAAACCATTAATCATAATTAAGGCAATAACTGGAACATATCTCCAATACTTCAATTCTTGATCTAACCTTTATGAGATACCAACACTTGAACACTAAAACACTAGATGGACCCTCAATGTTTTTATTTATCAAGTGTAACAAATTTTATAAATAGCTGTCAAATATTCGGAATCCATAGCCATGCAGGATACTCATACTCCAGTCTGAGAAACATAGGGACACAATTTCAAAACCTCGTCTGTTTGAGCTTAAACCTGTGTAATATCAAGACCCTTTCTATTCTAATAAAATGTTCTTTACTTCATGTAGCACTGTCTTCAGTATGGAATGAGATAAAAGATCTTACCATATCCATATGTAATCCATGAAAGCCTTATCTCTCAAaaccattcttttttttttcttttttttttatgttagcTCTGTTGTATATGATATTCCATTTTGCTTTTATATTTGGCaagatatatttttatttgattcacAATTTTGCCAGATTATAGTTCTTAGTTCAATATCAAaaagtcaaaatcaaacaaaaaattGGGCATAGTTTTTTGCCATGCACTGAAATTTTAAGACTTTCATACTAGAAAATAAGCATCTGAGGGAAATAAATTGCAACAGAACAAACACAGAAATTCAGTAATAGCAAAATCTATTCCATGGAACCCAGGATTAAAGAACAAACAGATCGAAACCACAGTGGAGAAAAGCCAGCatctgtaaacatttatttaagcAGAGAATGCTACACAAACTATAAAAAATTCTAATCATTTATGTGGAAAATTTTACGATAAGAAATCGGAAGGACAAAAAAGCACTGTACGCGATTCGTaagtgataattttaaaattaaaatatttattctttTTGACCGAAAATAATTAGAGTCGATCAACGGTCCAATCCGAAGGCTGCCACGTTTGTCCTGAATTGAATCATACGGTGTAGATTTTGTGGGCGATGATATCATGGTCGGCAACGATAACATGCACTTAATTACGAGTTCCGATTGACACGACAATATACCTATCTCATCTCGAAGTTTTTGGGTCAGTGGGGTCTCCGGAACAGAACTATGTCATAATTCAGTGGACCCGTGATTAAAAAAAACCCAAACGTATAACCATTCACCGTATAAGGAAGGTAATAAAAAATGGActataatgaaaataaaaactttttccatattttttttaattttattttttattttataaaactatcaaaatttttaattaaaaatatttttaaccaaaATACTAAGCATATTATAGATTATTGATGTAAAACAAATGagcttattaatttaattaaatagttTATTGTTAACTAGTCGATTGGTTCAATGGGTTAGTTAAATCATATATTAAGGTCGAATTAGTTAATCTATGTTTAACCCAATGGTAGTCGGCTAAATAATAAAAAGTCCACAAAAATTAAAGAGGATTCAGACCCATTTAATTGAGTTGCCACCTCATTAATTACTTTAATTTGCTAACTAATTGAACTACCAAGTCTAAATAGTGGGGCCCTCCCTCTAAATCCACCTTAAATTCTATTTAATAAGTCAATGGAATTTTTGATTACCTAAAACTAGAAGACATGTtaatattaaagtttttttttatttataaagatGGATCTAAAGAGATATATTTAACTCATTTAAAAACACATTAGCTCCATTAATTTTCCATTGATCATAATATTAAACATTCATAAAACAATTCGAAGATCCAAAAATTGACAAGTGGGAAAATAGCAAAATCATTATTATTATCGATCGAATTAACTCTCAACTACCAACTACTCCTTTTCATTAATGCAATTAAGCCACTCTATTCCATTTTATCACTATAAAACCTCCCCTCCATCGCTCACATTCCTCTCCACAACACACCACCAACCCCGACGACTCCCGCTCCCATTCTTCTTCCCGATGGCTCGCTCTGGTGCCTTAGCGATGGTGCTCGTGATAGCAGCGGTCGTCGCCCTCCTAGCGGGATCCCAGGCTGATGCCGTTGTCACCTGCGGCCAAGTGGCCTCCAACCTGCGGCCCTGCATTCCCTACGTGACCGGTAAGGTGTCGGCGCTGCCTCCGCCCTGCTGCAACGGGGTGAGGAGTTTGAACAGCGCCGCGCAGACCACCGCCGACCGCCGTGCAGCGTGCAGTTGCATCCGCTCGCAGGCATCTGGAATTTCCGGTCTCCAGCCCGGCCGCCTTTCCGGGCTCCCCGGCAGCTGCGGCGTCCACCTTCCATTCCCCGTCAGTACCTCCACTGATTGCTCCAGGTCCGTAAcataactatattctaaacctATAATACATCATTAGATTATTTAGTCTTAACTATTTGACGGTCAACTTTTATCGTAACATATGTCTGTGAATTTGGTCATGCAGTGTGAACTGATCGACCGGACCGAGTGGACCAGATACTAGCTGACTTATAGAGAGATACATGGAATAAAAATGGGAGGTCGAGTCTCATACTTGTGTTCCTCCCATCGCGTATAGCTTCGATGCCGAGGCTTGTTATTGTTCTATATATCGTCATCTTGTCATGTCTATATTCTAATATATACTTCTCCTTCGTATCGTGTGAAATTCCCGTATAATCttattaaaacattatttttttttagaaaaaaagacATTTGAACTATGGCATAGGCCATTACGGCCATGTCAAAGGCTCGTATTTTATTGAGGCCCGCattgtttgaatttttaattttaatattatttataattattttttttaaaaaaattacttttatttTTAGATTAAATTAAGGGCCCCTATTTATGGGCCTCAATTTTTAAATTGTAATATTATTTATAATCAATTTTACAAAAACACTCacttttaattttagattaatttaaaagaaaatctattttgaattttagatttttttcaattttat
This genomic stretch from Zingiber officinale cultivar Zhangliang chromosome 7A, Zo_v1.1, whole genome shotgun sequence harbors:
- the LOC122000242 gene encoding non-specific lipid-transfer protein 1-like, producing MARSGALAMVLVIAAVVALLAGSQADAVVTCGQVASNLRPCIPYVTGKVSALPPPCCNGVRSLNSAAQTTADRRAACSCIRSQASGISGLQPGRLSGLPGSCGVHLPFPVSTSTDCSSVN